One Setaria italica strain Yugu1 chromosome II, Setaria_italica_v2.0, whole genome shotgun sequence DNA segment encodes these proteins:
- the LOC101762904 gene encoding uncharacterized protein LOC101762904 isoform X2, with amino-acid sequence MPSKGARVPHVDTDLEAGKQAMTEEAEMARRRRWSRSVLISKVRDPVRAGDVNSYTPHSVPIGPYHASCSSPRIEKEKLCCVGFFQSLSEDQTKGGLTGLAEKLEPLARACYPDGVGHMTPEELSTMLLRDGCFLLACMVDYADNKLAHSSTSKDRDPAQTVGGDVQDGGSFSGGDNNTVVRDTVFLVENQIPFFVLQKIHERVTGDTTSSALESIADYVQEVLQPTSPPPAMEENAARPRTGRWRRATEYCKYGNVRFKRRVFQDNEKWTFLDVRLQGGTLWVPRLRVDNMTWTVLRNLMALEEQISRRPVTAYCLFMSQVAGTVEDVKLLVHSGIVEHFLASDEQVAQDFADLCKGVVMDVDNIDRNYLMPMWHEMQERCENRVHRFMGWFCQFKNLVIIIVLLVALIIIACQVTQTFYAVSSSRGGQPPKH; translated from the exons ATGCCTTCTAAAG GTGCACGAGTCCCACATGTTGACACCGACTTGGAGGCAGGGAAACAAGCCATGACCGAAGAAGCTGAAATGGCACGGAGACGCAGGTGGAGCAGAAGTGTCCTCATCTCCAAGGTCCGTGATCCAGTCCGTGCCGGCGACGTCAACAGCTACACTCCACACTCCGTGCCTATCGGCCCTTACCATGCGAGTTGCTCGTCCCCACGGATTGAAAAGGAGAAGCTGTGCTGTGTAGGATTCTTTCAGAGCCTCTCCGAGGACCAAACCAAAGGTGGTCTTACGGGTCTAGCGGAGAAACTGGAGCCCCTAGCGAGGGCTTGCTACCCCGATGGTGTTGGCCACATGACGCCGGAAGAGCTGTCGACAATGTTGCTACGTGATGGgtgcttcctcctcgcttgcATGGTGGACTATGCCGACAATAAGTTAGCACATAGCTCAACAAGTAAAGACAGAGACCCGGCGCAAACAGTAGGGGGAGATGTCCAAGACGGCGGCTCATTTAGCGGCGGCGACAACAACACCGTCGTCCGCGACACCGTCTTCCTCGTTGAGAACCAGATACCTTTCTTCGTGCTACAGAAGATCCATGAGCGCGTCACAGGTGATACCACCAGCTCCGCCCTCGAATCCATAGCAGATTATGTCCAGGAGGTGCTGCAG CCAACTAGTCCACCTCCGGCCATGGAAGAGAACGCTGCACGCCCTCGCACGGGTCGGTGGCGCCGCGCGACGGAGTACTGCAAGTACGGCAACGTGCGGTTCAAGCGTCGGGTCTTCCAGGACAATGAGAAGTGGACCTTCCTCGACGTGCGCCTTCAAGGAGGCACGCTGTGGGTCCCCCGCCTGCGGGTTGATAACATGACGTGGACGGTCCTGCGAAACCTGATGGCGCTGGAGGAGCAGATCTCCCGGAGACCTGTCACGGCGTACTGCCTCTTCATGTCGCAGGTGGCAGGCACGGTGGAGGACGTGAAGCTCTTGGTTCACTCAGGGATCGTGGAACACTTCCTCGCCAGCGACGAGCAGGTCGCTCAAGACTTCGCCGACCTCTGCAAGGGAGTGGTCATGGACGTCGACAACATCGACAGGAACTACCTCATGCCCATGTGGCACGAGATGCAGGAGCGCTGCGAGAACCGCGTGCACAGGTTCATGGGATGGTTCTGCCAGTTTAAGAACTTAGTGATCATCATCGTACTACTAGTGGCTCTCATCATCATCGCATGTCAAGTGACGCAAACGTTCTATGCAGTTAGCTCTAGCCGCGGCGGACAACCACCAAAACATTAG
- the LOC101762904 gene encoding uncharacterized protein LOC101762904 isoform X1: MPSKGARVPHVDTDLEAGKQAMTEEAEMARRRRWSRSVLISKVRDPVRAGDVNSYTPHSVPIGPYHASCSSPRIEKEKLCCVGFFQSLSEDQTKGGLTGLAEKLEPLARACYPDGVGHMTPEELSTMLLRDGCFLLACMVDYADNKLAHSSTSKDRDPAQTVGGDVQDGGSFSGGDNNTVVRDTVFLVENQIPFFVLQKIHERVTGDTTSSALESIADYVQEVLQVQLYISKHRRPAPPLTPPTLHLLHLLHFYLQPTSPPPAMEENAARPRTGRWRRATEYCKYGNVRFKRRVFQDNEKWTFLDVRLQGGTLWVPRLRVDNMTWTVLRNLMALEEQISRRPVTAYCLFMSQVAGTVEDVKLLVHSGIVEHFLASDEQVAQDFADLCKGVVMDVDNIDRNYLMPMWHEMQERCENRVHRFMGWFCQFKNLVIIIVLLVALIIIACQVTQTFYAVSSSRGGQPPKH; this comes from the exons ATGCCTTCTAAAG GTGCACGAGTCCCACATGTTGACACCGACTTGGAGGCAGGGAAACAAGCCATGACCGAAGAAGCTGAAATGGCACGGAGACGCAGGTGGAGCAGAAGTGTCCTCATCTCCAAGGTCCGTGATCCAGTCCGTGCCGGCGACGTCAACAGCTACACTCCACACTCCGTGCCTATCGGCCCTTACCATGCGAGTTGCTCGTCCCCACGGATTGAAAAGGAGAAGCTGTGCTGTGTAGGATTCTTTCAGAGCCTCTCCGAGGACCAAACCAAAGGTGGTCTTACGGGTCTAGCGGAGAAACTGGAGCCCCTAGCGAGGGCTTGCTACCCCGATGGTGTTGGCCACATGACGCCGGAAGAGCTGTCGACAATGTTGCTACGTGATGGgtgcttcctcctcgcttgcATGGTGGACTATGCCGACAATAAGTTAGCACATAGCTCAACAAGTAAAGACAGAGACCCGGCGCAAACAGTAGGGGGAGATGTCCAAGACGGCGGCTCATTTAGCGGCGGCGACAACAACACCGTCGTCCGCGACACCGTCTTCCTCGTTGAGAACCAGATACCTTTCTTCGTGCTACAGAAGATCCATGAGCGCGTCACAGGTGATACCACCAGCTCCGCCCTCGAATCCATAGCAGATTATGTCCAGGAGGTGCTGCAGGTACAGCTCTACATCAGCAAgcaccggcggccggctccgCCTCTGACGCCGCCGACGCTCCATCTGCTGCACTTATTGCACTTCTACTTGCAGCCAACTAGTCCACCTCCGGCCATGGAAGAGAACGCTGCACGCCCTCGCACGGGTCGGTGGCGCCGCGCGACGGAGTACTGCAAGTACGGCAACGTGCGGTTCAAGCGTCGGGTCTTCCAGGACAATGAGAAGTGGACCTTCCTCGACGTGCGCCTTCAAGGAGGCACGCTGTGGGTCCCCCGCCTGCGGGTTGATAACATGACGTGGACGGTCCTGCGAAACCTGATGGCGCTGGAGGAGCAGATCTCCCGGAGACCTGTCACGGCGTACTGCCTCTTCATGTCGCAGGTGGCAGGCACGGTGGAGGACGTGAAGCTCTTGGTTCACTCAGGGATCGTGGAACACTTCCTCGCCAGCGACGAGCAGGTCGCTCAAGACTTCGCCGACCTCTGCAAGGGAGTGGTCATGGACGTCGACAACATCGACAGGAACTACCTCATGCCCATGTGGCACGAGATGCAGGAGCGCTGCGAGAACCGCGTGCACAGGTTCATGGGATGGTTCTGCCAGTTTAAGAACTTAGTGATCATCATCGTACTACTAGTGGCTCTCATCATCATCGCATGTCAAGTGACGCAAACGTTCTATGCAGTTAGCTCTAGCCGCGGCGGACAACCACCAAAACATTAG
- the LOC101763312 gene encoding uncharacterized protein LOC101763312, producing the protein MPSKGARVPHVDTDLEAGKQAMTEEAEMARRRRWSRSVLISKVRDQVRAGDVNSYTPHSVPIGPYHASCSSPRIGKEKLCCVGFFQSLSVDQTKGGLTGLAEKLEPLARACYPDGVDHMTPEDP; encoded by the exons ATGCCTTCTAAAG GTGCACGAGTCCCACATGTTGACACCGACTTGGAGGCAGGGAAACAAGCCATGACCGAAGAAGCTGAAATGGCACGGAGACGCAGGTGGAGCAGAAGTGTCCTCATCTCCAAGGTCCGTGATCAAGTCCGTGCCGGCGACGTCAACAGCTACACTCCACACTCCGTGCCTATCGGCCCTTACCATGCGAGTTGCTCGTCCCCACGGATTGGAAAGGAGAAGCTGTGCTGTGTAGGATTCTTTCAGAGCCTCTCCGTGGACCAAACCAAAGGTGGTCTTACGGGTCTAGCGGAGAAACTGGAGCCCCTAGCGAGGGCTTGCTACCCCGATGGTGTTGACCACATGACGCCGGAAGATCCATGA